A single window of Scylla paramamosain isolate STU-SP2022 chromosome 27, ASM3559412v1, whole genome shotgun sequence DNA harbors:
- the LOC135114479 gene encoding uncharacterized protein LOC135114479: MLVKLVLVTCLGVATVSPKMRGGEELVLHTGGAAELMRSPPNASCTTIAITDSTTTPPDVVKDVFGQSALDQWQVMATFEVNLEKRNTTITDRLSKLIPLARQVRQLSWCSMVVVVSLNPDFLIAFAEWSLKGRLLAWTTKLLVVSRLTIPQLQTLLPAHWTFFMMNTVFLNMEGDAEQPRY; the protein is encoded by the exons ATGCTCGTGAAGCTGGTGCTGGTAACTTGTCTTGGAGTCGCAACTGTCAGTCCCAAAATGCGAG GGGGCGAGGAGCTCGTCCTACATACTGGTGGTGCAGCAGAATTAATGCGGAGTCCACCAAACGCTTCGTGCACCACCATCGCCATAACGGACAGTACCACCACTCCTCCAGACGTTGTGAAG GATGTATTTGGACAATCAGCGTTGGACCAGTGGCAAGTGATGGCAACATTTGAGGTGAATTTAGAGAAGAgaaacaccaccattactgaTCGCCTGTCGAAGTTGATCCCCTTAGCACGTCAA GTGCGTCAGCTGTCGTGGTgctcgatggtggtggtggtgagtctcAATCCTGACTTTCTCATCGCATTCGCCGAGTGGTCTCTGAAGGGACGCCTGCTGGCGTGGACCACCAAGCTGCTGGTGGTGAGCCGCCTGACAATCCCGCAGCTCCAAACCCTTCTGCCCGCCCACTGGACTTTCTTCATGATGAACACAGTCTTCCTCAACATGGAGGGCGACGCTGAGCAGCCCCGGTACTGA
- the LOC135114480 gene encoding uncharacterized protein LOC135114480: MDMCRCGMYTYLPYSKGGSQMVKIAFWTPAHGFKHLSSVSFFQDKFQNFYGAKVNVTSEPYMPYWNEEEVLAADGSKTIVYRGSDYRMVDAIASALNFTVRVLPTSSWTEVTRLVEEKTSLISPILHSIIPERVEKFDFTYLYENAYFSFGMAKPDLEPRWKSIYYPLSTGVWTIMMGHVVFFPFLLWQFIRAGHDGHTDVGVGAVFQDVVGMLLGQNLPRRLSYTSSSRVLVAAWLVFALILGLAYRGNLTASLTLPKYPPRPETLKEIVDNVDMITMPSYGKHFRKFYSDSESPLFQALGSLMNPGPSLMEGLKMALVKRRGHLDARKYIQYEILDKFTEKDGSTPFYVTRGFVSPTPCGWPIPHDAPYKAHLDRLIVATLEAGLYDKWTADLMRETKLRTQRRQRQRYAAGHQGQAEPKAVNEDGLPTLTINHTQGAFILLLLGFVFNTLIFSSELLCKI, translated from the exons ATGGATATGTGCAGGTGTGGTATGTACACGTACTTGCCGTACAGCAAAGGTGGCTCCCAGATGGTGAAGATCGCCTTCTGGACACCAGCTCACGGCTTCAAACACCtctcttctgtctcctttttccAGGACAAATTCCAAAA TTTCTACGGTGCCAAAGTGAACGTGACATCCGAACCCTACATGCCTTACTGGAACGAGGAAGAGGTGCTGGCCGCTGATGGTTCCAAGACAATCGTGTATCGTGGCTCTGACTACCGCATGGTGGATGCTATTGCCTCAGCTCTTAATTTTACTGTCCGCGTCCTTCCGACGTCATCGTGGACTGAG GTAACAAgactggtggaggagaagacttCACTGATATCTCCAATTCTTCATAGCATCATACCAGAGCGGGTCGAAAAGTTTGACTTCACTTACTTATATGAAAATGCATATTTTTCATTTGGCATGGCTAAACCTGATCTGGAGCCAAGATGGAAAAGCATCTACTATCCTCTGTCTACTGGAGTGTGGACAATAATGATGGGGCATGTtgtcttctttccatttcttttgtggcag TTCATTCGTGCAGGACATGATGGACACACAGATGTGGGTGTGGGGGCAGTGTTCCAGGACGTGGTGGGGATGCTGCTCGGCCAGAACCTTCCTCGCCGGCTGTCCTACACCTCCTCCAGCAGGGTTCTGGTGGCTGCCTGGCTGGTGTTCGCTCTCATACTCGGACTGGCCTACCGGGGCAACTTAACTGCCTCTCTCACCCTGCCCAAGTATCCACCGCGCCCAGAGACACTCAAGGAAATCGTCGACAATGTTGACAT GATAACCATGCCTAGTTACGGTAAACACTTCCGTAAATTCTACAGTGACTCTGAGTCTCCATTATTTCAAGCTCTGGGCAGCCTTATGAACCCTGGACCTTCACTGATGGAGGGGCTCAAGATGGCGTTGGTGAAAAG AAGAGGCCATCTAGATGCAAGAAAGTACATTCAGTACGAAATTCTGGACAAGTTTACGGAGAAAGACGGCAGCACCCCTTTTTACGTCACCCGTGGGTTCGTCTCTCCAACCCCGTGTGGATGGCCAATCCCGCACGATGCGCCATACAAGGCTCACTTGGACAGGTTGATCGTGGCCACCTTGGAG GCTGGCCTCTATGATAAGTGGACAGCAGACTTGATGAGGGAGACGAAGCTCAGGACTCAGAGGAGACAACGGCAACGTTACGCTGCAGGTCACCAAGGCCAGGCAGAACCAAAGGCCGTAAATGAGGATGGTCTACCAACCCTCACCATTAACCACACGCAGGGcgccttcatcctcctcctgctgggttTCGTCTTTAACACACTCATTTTTTCCAGTGAGCTGCTTTGTAAGATTTAA
- the LOC135114478 gene encoding glutamate receptor ionotropic, delta-1-like encodes MPYWDEEEVLAADGSKTIVYRGSDYRMVDAIASALNFTVRVLPTSSWTEVTSLVEQKTSLISPVIHSILPERVEKFDFTYLFENSYGSFGLAKPNLEPRWKSIYYPLSTAVWSAMVGHVVFLPFLLWQLIRAGHDRHPNVGVGAVFQDMVGMLLGQNLPRRLSYTSSSRVLVAAWLVFALILGVAYRGNLTAFLTLPKYPPRPETLKEIVDSVDM; translated from the exons ATGCCTTACTGGGACGAGGAAGAGGTGCTGGCCGCTGATGGTTCCAAGACAATCGTGTACCGTGGCTCTGACTACCGCATGGTGGATGCTATTGCCTCGGCTCTTAATTTTACTGTCCGCGTCCTTCCGACGTCATCGTGGACTGAG GTAACAAGTCTGGTGGAGCAGAAGACTTCACTGATATCTCCAGTTATTCATAGTATCCTACCTGAGCGAGTCGAAAAATTTGACTTCACTTACTTATTTGAAAATTCATATGGGTCATTTGGCTTGGCTAAACCCAACCTGGAGCCTCGATGGAAAAGCATTTACTATCCTCTGTCTACTGCAGTGTGGTCAGCAATGGTTGGGCATGTTGTCTTCTTGCCATTCCTTTTGTGgcag CTCATTCGTGCAGGACATGATAGACACCCAAACGTGGGAGTGGGGGCAGTGTTCCAGGACATGGTGGGGATGCTGCTCGGCCAGAACCTTCCTCGCAGGCTGTCCTATACCTCCTCCAGCAGGGTTCTGGTGGCTGCCTGGCTGGTGTTCGCCCTTATTCTCGGGGTGGCCTACCGCGGCAATTTAACTGCCTTTCTCACTCTTCCCAAGTATCCTCCGCGCCCAGAGACACTCAAGGAAATCGTCGACAGCGTTGACATGTAA
- the LOC135114482 gene encoding uncharacterized protein LOC135114482, which yields MPYWDEEEVLAADGSKTIVYRGSDYRMVDAIASALNFTVRVLPTSSWTEVTRLVEEKISLISPILHGILPERVEKFDFTYLYENAYSSFGMAKPGLEPRWKSIYYPLSTAVWSAMVGHVVFLPFLLWQLIRAGHDRHLNVGVGAVFQDMVGMLLGQNLPRRLSYTSSSRVLVAAWLVFALILGLAYRGNLTASLTLPKYPPRPETLKEIVDSVDM from the exons ATGCCTTACTGGGACGAGGAAGAGGTGCTGGCCGCTGACGGTTCCAAGACAATCGTGTACCGTGGCTCTGACTACCGCATGGTGGATGCTATTGCCTCGGCTCTAAATTTTACTGTCCGCGTCCTTCCGACGTCATCGTGGACTGAG GTAACAAgactggtggaggagaagatttCACTGATATCTCCAATTCTTCATGGTATCCTGCCTGAGCGCGTTGAAAAATTTGACTTCACTTACTTATATGAGAATGCATATTCGTCATTTGGCATGGCTAAACCCGGCCTGGAGCCTCGATGGAAAAGCATTTACTATCCTCTGTCTACTGCAGTGTGGTCAGCAATGGTTGGGCATGTTGTCTTCTTGCCATTCCTTTTGtggcag CTCATTCGTGCAGGACATGATAGACACCTAAACGTGGGCGTGGGGGCAGTGTTCCAGGACATGGTGGGGATGCTGCTCGGCCAGAACCTTCCCCGCAGGCTGTCCTATACCTCCTCCAGCAGGGTTCTGGTGGCTGCCTGGCTGGTGTTCGCCCTTATTCTCGGGCTGGCCTACCGCGGCAACCTGACTGCCTCTCTCACCCTGCCCAAGTATCCACCGCGCCCAGAGACACTCAAGGAAATCGTCGACAGTGTTGACATGTAA
- the LOC135114402 gene encoding uncharacterized protein LOC135114402 produces the protein MPSYGKHFRKYYSDSESPLFQALGSLMNPGPSLMEGLKMALVKRTGHLDPRKYIQYEILDKFTEEDGSTPLYVARGSVSPTPSGWPIPHDAPYKAHLDRLIVATLEAGLYDKWTADLMRETKLRSQRRQRQHHAAGHEGQAEPKAVNEDGLPTLTINHTQGAFILLLLGLVFNTLIFFSELLLYVTPAELCNINTPDVEVP, from the exons ATGCCTAGTTACGGTAAACACTTCCGTAAATACTACAGTGACTCTGAGTCACCTTTATTTCAAGCTCTGGGAAGCCTTATGAACCCTGGACCTTCACTCATGGAGGGGCTCAAGATGGCGTTGGTGAAAAG AACAGGCCATCTAGATCCAAGAAAGTACATTCAGTATGAAATTCTGGACAAGTTTACAGAAGAAGACGGCAGCACCCCTCTGTACGTCGCTCGTGGGTCCGTCTCTCCCACCCCTTCTGGATGGCCAATCCCACACGACGCGCCGTACAAGGCTCACTTGGACAGGTTGATCGTGGCCACCTTGGAG GCTGGCCTCTATGATAAGTGGACAGCAGACTTGATGAGGGAGACGAAGCTCAGGAGTCAAAGGAGACAACGGCAACATCACGCTGCAGGTCACGAAGGCCAGGCAGAACCAAAGGCCGTAAATGAGGATGGTCTACCAACCCTCACCATTAACCACACGCAGGGcgccttcatcctcctcctgctgggtcTCGTCTTTAACACACTCATCTTTTTCAGTGAACTGCTAT TATACGTCACACCAGCTGAACTCTGCAACATCAACACTCCTGATGTTGAAGTACCATAA
- the LOC135114481 gene encoding ionotropic receptor 21a-like isoform X2, which yields MLVKLVLVTCLGVATARPKMRDGQELVLHTGGAAELMRSPLNASCTTIAVTDSTTTPPDAVKDLLEKSALDQWQVMATFEVNLEKRNTTITDRLSKLIPLARQARQLSWCSMVVVVSLDPDFLIAFAEWSLKGRLLVWTTKLLVVSRLTNTQLQDLLPAHWTFSMMNTVFLNMEGDAEQPRCGMYTYLPYSKGGSQMVKIAFWTPAHGFKHLSSVSFFQDKFQNFYGAKVNVTSEPYMPYWDEEEVLAADGSKTIVYRGSDYRMVDAIASALNFTVRVLPTSSWTEVTRLVEEKTSLISPIIHNIIPERIEKFDFTYLYENSYSSFGMAKPNLEPRWKSVYYPLSTGVWIAVIGHVVFFPFLLWQLIRAGHDGDTDVSVGAVFQDMVGMLLGQNLPHRLSYTSSSRVLVAAWLMFALILGLAYRGNLTASLTLPKYPPRPETLKEIVDSVDMVTMPSYGKHFRKFYSDSESPLFQALGSLMNPGPSLMEGLKMALVKRSSHLDARKYIQHGILDKFTEKDGSTPLYVTRGSVSPTPCGWPIPHDAPYKAHLDRLIVATLEAGLYDKWTADLMRETKLRSQRRQRQRHAAGHEGQTEPRGVNEDGLPTLTINHTQGAFILLLLGLVFDILVFSSELLCKI from the exons ATGCTCGTGAAGCTGGTGTTGGTAACTTGTCTTGGCGTCGCAACTGCCCGTCCCAAAATGCGAG ATGGTCAGGAGCTGGTCCTGCATACTGGTGGTGCAGCAGAATTAATGCGGAGTCCACTAAACGCTTCGTGTACCACCATCGCCGTAACAGACAGTACTACCACTCCTCCAGACGCTGTAAAG GATCTGCTCGAAAAATCAGCGTTGGACCAGTGGCAAGTGATGGCAACATTTGAGGTGAATTTAGAGAAGAgaaacaccaccattactgaTCGCCTGTCGAAGTTGATCCCCTTAGCACGTCAA GCGCGTCAGCTGTCGTGGTgctcgatggtggtggtggtgagtctcGATCCTGACTTTCTCATCGCATTCGCGGAGTGGTCTCTGAAGGGAAGGCTGCTGGTGTGGACCACCAAGCTGCTGGTGGTGAGCCGCCTGACAAATACGCAGCTCCAGGACCTTCTGCCCGCCCACTGGACTTTCTCCATGATGAACACAGTGTTTCTCAACATGGAGGGCGACGCTGAGCAGCCCCG GTGTGGTATGTACACGTACTTGCCGTACAGCAAAGGTGGCTCCCAGATGGTGAAGATCGCCTTCTGGACACCAGCTCACGGCTTCAAACACCtctcttctgtctcctttttccAGGACAAATTCCAAAA TTTCTACGGAGCCAAAGTGAACGTGACATCCGAACCCTACATGCCTTACTGGGACGAGGAAGAGGTGCTGGCCGCTGATGGTTCCAAGACAATCGTGTACCGTGGCTCTGACTACCGCATGGTGGATGCTATTGCCTCGGCTCTTAATTTTACTGTCCGCGTCCTTCCGACGTCATCGTGGACTGAG GTAACAAgactggtggaggagaagacttCACTGATATCTCCAATTATTCATAATATCATACCAGAGCGCATCGAAAAATTTGACTTCACTTATTTATATGAAAATTCATATTCGTCATTTGGCATGGCTAAACCCAACCTGGAGCCTCGATGGAAGAGCGTTTACTATCCTCTGTCTACTGGAGTGTGGATAGCAGTGATTGGACATGTcgtcttctttccattccttttgtggcag CTCATTCGTGCAGGACATGATGGAGACACAGACGTGAGTGTGGGGGCAGTGTTCCAGGACATGGTGGGGATGCTGCTCGGCCAGAACCTTCCTCACCGGTTGTCCTACACCTCCTCCAGCAGGGTTCTGGTGGCTGCCTGGCTGATGTTCGCTCTCATCCTCGGATTGGCCTACCGGGGCAACTTGACTGCCTCTCTCACCCTGCCCAAGTATCCACCGCGCCCAGAGACACTCAAGGAAATCGTCGACAGTGTTGACAT GGTAACGATGCCTAGTTACGGTAAACACTTCCGTAAATTCTACAGTGACTCTGAGTCTCCATTATTTCAAGCTCTGGGAAGCCTTATGAACCCTGGACCTTCACTCATGGAGGGGCTCAAGATGGCGTTGGTGAAAAG AAGCAGCCATCTAGATGCAAGAAAGTACATTCAGCATGGAATTCTTGATAAATTTACGGAGAAAGACGGCAGCACCCCTCTGTACGTCACTCGTGGATCCGTCTCTCCCACCCCTTGTGGATGGCCAATCCCACACGACGCGCCGTACAAGGCTCACTTGGACAGGTTGATCGTGGCCACCTTGGAG GCTGGCCTCTATGATAAGTGGACAGCAGACTTGATGAGGGAGACGAAGCTCAGAAGTCAGAGGAGACAACGGCAACGTCACGCTGCAGGTCACGAAGGCCAGACAGAACCAAGGGGCGTAAATGAGGATGGTCTACCAACCCTCACGATTAACCACACGCAGGGcgccttcatcctcctcctgctgggtcTCGTCTttgatatactcgtattttcCAGTGAGCTGCTATGTAAGATTTAA
- the LOC135114481 gene encoding ionotropic receptor 21a-like isoform X1: MLVKLVLVTCLGVATARPKMRDGQELVLHTGGAAELMRSPLNASCTTIAVTDSTTTPPDAVKDLLEKSALDQWQVMATFEVNLEKRNTTITDRLSKLIPLARQQARQLSWCSMVVVVSLDPDFLIAFAEWSLKGRLLVWTTKLLVVSRLTNTQLQDLLPAHWTFSMMNTVFLNMEGDAEQPRCGMYTYLPYSKGGSQMVKIAFWTPAHGFKHLSSVSFFQDKFQNFYGAKVNVTSEPYMPYWDEEEVLAADGSKTIVYRGSDYRMVDAIASALNFTVRVLPTSSWTEVTRLVEEKTSLISPIIHNIIPERIEKFDFTYLYENSYSSFGMAKPNLEPRWKSVYYPLSTGVWIAVIGHVVFFPFLLWQLIRAGHDGDTDVSVGAVFQDMVGMLLGQNLPHRLSYTSSSRVLVAAWLMFALILGLAYRGNLTASLTLPKYPPRPETLKEIVDSVDMVTMPSYGKHFRKFYSDSESPLFQALGSLMNPGPSLMEGLKMALVKRSSHLDARKYIQHGILDKFTEKDGSTPLYVTRGSVSPTPCGWPIPHDAPYKAHLDRLIVATLEAGLYDKWTADLMRETKLRSQRRQRQRHAAGHEGQTEPRGVNEDGLPTLTINHTQGAFILLLLGLVFDILVFSSELLCKI; the protein is encoded by the exons ATGCTCGTGAAGCTGGTGTTGGTAACTTGTCTTGGCGTCGCAACTGCCCGTCCCAAAATGCGAG ATGGTCAGGAGCTGGTCCTGCATACTGGTGGTGCAGCAGAATTAATGCGGAGTCCACTAAACGCTTCGTGTACCACCATCGCCGTAACAGACAGTACTACCACTCCTCCAGACGCTGTAAAG GATCTGCTCGAAAAATCAGCGTTGGACCAGTGGCAAGTGATGGCAACATTTGAGGTGAATTTAGAGAAGAgaaacaccaccattactgaTCGCCTGTCGAAGTTGATCCCCTTAGCACGTCAA CAGGCGCGTCAGCTGTCGTGGTgctcgatggtggtggtggtgagtctcGATCCTGACTTTCTCATCGCATTCGCGGAGTGGTCTCTGAAGGGAAGGCTGCTGGTGTGGACCACCAAGCTGCTGGTGGTGAGCCGCCTGACAAATACGCAGCTCCAGGACCTTCTGCCCGCCCACTGGACTTTCTCCATGATGAACACAGTGTTTCTCAACATGGAGGGCGACGCTGAGCAGCCCCG GTGTGGTATGTACACGTACTTGCCGTACAGCAAAGGTGGCTCCCAGATGGTGAAGATCGCCTTCTGGACACCAGCTCACGGCTTCAAACACCtctcttctgtctcctttttccAGGACAAATTCCAAAA TTTCTACGGAGCCAAAGTGAACGTGACATCCGAACCCTACATGCCTTACTGGGACGAGGAAGAGGTGCTGGCCGCTGATGGTTCCAAGACAATCGTGTACCGTGGCTCTGACTACCGCATGGTGGATGCTATTGCCTCGGCTCTTAATTTTACTGTCCGCGTCCTTCCGACGTCATCGTGGACTGAG GTAACAAgactggtggaggagaagacttCACTGATATCTCCAATTATTCATAATATCATACCAGAGCGCATCGAAAAATTTGACTTCACTTATTTATATGAAAATTCATATTCGTCATTTGGCATGGCTAAACCCAACCTGGAGCCTCGATGGAAGAGCGTTTACTATCCTCTGTCTACTGGAGTGTGGATAGCAGTGATTGGACATGTcgtcttctttccattccttttgtggcag CTCATTCGTGCAGGACATGATGGAGACACAGACGTGAGTGTGGGGGCAGTGTTCCAGGACATGGTGGGGATGCTGCTCGGCCAGAACCTTCCTCACCGGTTGTCCTACACCTCCTCCAGCAGGGTTCTGGTGGCTGCCTGGCTGATGTTCGCTCTCATCCTCGGATTGGCCTACCGGGGCAACTTGACTGCCTCTCTCACCCTGCCCAAGTATCCACCGCGCCCAGAGACACTCAAGGAAATCGTCGACAGTGTTGACAT GGTAACGATGCCTAGTTACGGTAAACACTTCCGTAAATTCTACAGTGACTCTGAGTCTCCATTATTTCAAGCTCTGGGAAGCCTTATGAACCCTGGACCTTCACTCATGGAGGGGCTCAAGATGGCGTTGGTGAAAAG AAGCAGCCATCTAGATGCAAGAAAGTACATTCAGCATGGAATTCTTGATAAATTTACGGAGAAAGACGGCAGCACCCCTCTGTACGTCACTCGTGGATCCGTCTCTCCCACCCCTTGTGGATGGCCAATCCCACACGACGCGCCGTACAAGGCTCACTTGGACAGGTTGATCGTGGCCACCTTGGAG GCTGGCCTCTATGATAAGTGGACAGCAGACTTGATGAGGGAGACGAAGCTCAGAAGTCAGAGGAGACAACGGCAACGTCACGCTGCAGGTCACGAAGGCCAGACAGAACCAAGGGGCGTAAATGAGGATGGTCTACCAACCCTCACGATTAACCACACGCAGGGcgccttcatcctcctcctgctgggtcTCGTCTttgatatactcgtattttcCAGTGAGCTGCTATGTAAGATTTAA